The DNA region ATGAGCATAGCTTTTGAAGAGCATTATCTAGAAACCAGACTCTAGAATCTAGACACTGGCTACCAAGTCTAGACTTGGTAGCCTTGTTATCAATTTGTTAACTATCCGGGTTAAAAATATTGTATCTTGTAAATATTATCTTCCCATTTACCAGGGGGCAGTCCATGAAAGCATCCGATCTTTTCGTCAAATGCCTGGAAGCCGAGGGAGTGGAATATATCTTTGGCATCCCTGGTGAGGAGAACCTGGATCTCCTCAATTCCCTCAAAGACTCTCCCATCCGGCTCATCGTCACCCGTCACGAGCAGGCGGCGGGTTTCATGG from bacterium includes:
- a CDS encoding thiamine pyrophosphate-binding protein, which encodes MKASDLFVKCLEAEGVEYIFGIPGEENLDLLNSLKDSPIRLIVTRHEQAAGFM